The Akkermansia muciniphila genome contains a region encoding:
- a CDS encoding EamA family transporter translates to MPAYPITEQPGRPGIITAYFMIYVVWGSTYYFIGRALEAFPTFLLGGLRFCAAGFLLLLAARARGEGVFRSALVRKSAVSGVILLFVDMAVVMLAQRYLSSSLVAIVVSSTAIWIMALDAPMWRRNFRSVSALAGMGAGFLGVGLLFAEQALQEEGGGQGAQGILLLVLGCVSWALGTLYAKYRSCAEEAVNNVGGAAWQMLAAGAMFWCWALARREPEEMNWADVPASAWLSLAYLVLFGSILAYTSYIWLLKVRPAAEVGTHAYVNPLVAVVLGCAAGGEGMTWVRMAGLCIILGSIALVRRTPAEAPSGEEKGLFPDRPVEYRREVACRGSEK, encoded by the coding sequence ATGCCTGCCTATCCCATCACGGAACAACCGGGGCGCCCGGGTATCATCACCGCGTATTTCATGATTTACGTCGTCTGGGGGTCCACTTATTACTTCATCGGGAGGGCTCTAGAGGCGTTCCCCACGTTTTTGCTGGGCGGCCTGCGCTTCTGCGCCGCCGGGTTCCTTCTCCTGCTGGCGGCCCGCGCCCGGGGGGAGGGCGTTTTCCGGAGCGCCCTGGTCCGGAAGTCCGCCGTCAGCGGCGTCATCCTCCTTTTTGTGGACATGGCCGTGGTCATGCTGGCCCAGCGGTATTTGAGCAGCAGCCTGGTGGCTATCGTCGTCTCCTCCACGGCCATCTGGATCATGGCGCTGGACGCTCCCATGTGGCGCAGGAATTTCCGGAGCGTTTCCGCCCTGGCGGGCATGGGCGCCGGATTCCTGGGGGTGGGGCTTTTGTTCGCGGAGCAGGCGCTTCAGGAAGAAGGGGGCGGCCAGGGGGCGCAGGGAATTCTTTTGCTCGTCCTGGGCTGCGTCTCCTGGGCCCTGGGCACGCTGTACGCCAAGTACCGCTCCTGCGCGGAGGAAGCGGTGAATAACGTGGGAGGAGCCGCGTGGCAGATGCTGGCGGCGGGGGCCATGTTCTGGTGCTGGGCCCTGGCCCGGAGGGAGCCGGAGGAAATGAACTGGGCGGACGTTCCCGCGTCCGCGTGGCTGTCCCTGGCTTATCTGGTGCTGTTCGGTTCCATTCTGGCGTACACCAGTTATATCTGGCTGCTCAAGGTGCGGCCTGCGGCGGAGGTGGGCACGCACGCCTATGTCAATCCGCTGGTGGCCGTGGTCCTGGGCTGCGCGGCCGGAGGTGAGGGAATGACGTGGGTGCGGATGGCCGGGCTGTGCATCATCCTGGGCAGCATCGCGCTGGTCAGGAGAACCCCGGCGGAAGCTCCATCCGGGGAGGAGAAGGGGCTTTTCCCGGACCGCCCCGTGGAGTACAGGAGGGAAGTAGCTTGCCGGGGAAGTGAAAAATGA
- a CDS encoding flavodoxin family protein, translated as MSKKILIISSSPRKGGNSDLLCDEFLKGARGAGHEAEKVRLAEKRIGYCRGCGVCHDARACLQQDDMAELLDKLVAADVIVLATPVYFYTLCGQMKTFIDRTVPRYQEMRAKEFYFILAAAEDNRAGMERTVECFRGFLDCLEGAVEKGVVYGAGAWKMGDIKGNPAMKQARIMGIGA; from the coding sequence ATGAGCAAAAAGATTTTGATTATTTCCTCAAGCCCGCGCAAGGGCGGCAATTCCGACCTTCTGTGTGATGAGTTCTTGAAGGGCGCCCGGGGAGCAGGCCATGAAGCGGAGAAGGTGCGCCTGGCGGAGAAGCGCATCGGCTATTGCCGCGGCTGCGGCGTGTGCCATGACGCCCGCGCCTGCCTCCAGCAGGACGATATGGCGGAACTGCTGGACAAACTGGTGGCGGCGGACGTCATCGTACTGGCCACCCCCGTGTATTTTTACACGCTGTGCGGCCAGATGAAGACGTTCATCGACCGCACGGTGCCCCGCTACCAAGAGATGCGGGCCAAGGAGTTTTACTTCATTCTGGCCGCGGCGGAGGATAACCGGGCCGGCATGGAGCGCACCGTGGAGTGCTTCCGCGGTTTTCTGGACTGCCTGGAAGGGGCGGTGGAGAAAGGCGTGGTTTACGGCGCCGGAGCCTGGAAGATGGGGGACATCAAGGGCAATCCGGCCATGAAGCAGGCCAGAATCATGGGGATAGGAGCCTAG
- a CDS encoding DUF418 domain-containing protein — MPPAEQLNPVSPRERSVVLDALRGLALLGICLANFPEFSLYTFQSPEVVSAMPTAGIDRVVRFLQYVFIDGKFYSLFSLLFGIGFSIIMAHSMEKGRNGLAVFYRRMGLLALLGLLHLMLLWSGDILLLYALAGMLLPLFRNVPDRKLLAVAAVLVFCPVLMDILKVLPGLRLDLAASVEGAVQYFNGRSGITEDNFSRWLVDGEHYSDVLKFTLSGAFIRIQELLESNRVFKVLALFLLGLYVGRKGIYANLKIHRELLKKVCRYGFLAGLPLSFLYAAHALHLLGGGPVAGACLYAVSVIPLSLAYASVFCLWFLRRRQAPLFRALAAPGRMALTNYIGQSVLGIVLFYGIGFRLGARMGLAQVELTAAAVFLFQVLFSHAWLKFCLFGPLEWGWRMLTYGKRLPLFRKPLLLRGGKAAPFHK; from the coding sequence ATGCCTCCCGCTGAACAATTGAACCCCGTCAGTCCGCGGGAGCGTTCCGTGGTTCTGGATGCCCTGCGGGGGCTGGCGCTTCTGGGCATCTGCCTTGCCAATTTCCCGGAGTTTTCCCTGTACACGTTCCAGAGTCCGGAGGTTGTTTCCGCCATGCCCACGGCCGGAATCGACCGCGTGGTCCGGTTTCTTCAGTATGTTTTCATTGACGGCAAGTTTTACAGTTTGTTTTCCCTGCTGTTCGGCATCGGTTTTTCCATCATCATGGCTCATTCCATGGAGAAGGGGAGGAACGGCCTGGCCGTTTTTTACCGCAGAATGGGCCTTCTGGCCCTGCTCGGGCTGCTGCACCTGATGCTTCTGTGGAGCGGGGATATCCTTCTTCTGTATGCGCTGGCAGGCATGCTGCTGCCGCTGTTCCGGAACGTGCCGGACAGGAAGCTGCTTGCCGTTGCCGCCGTGCTCGTTTTCTGCCCCGTCCTGATGGACATTCTGAAGGTGTTGCCGGGCCTCCGGCTGGACCTGGCCGCCTCCGTGGAGGGCGCGGTCCAGTATTTCAACGGGCGCAGCGGGATTACGGAGGACAATTTCAGCAGGTGGCTGGTGGATGGGGAGCATTATTCCGACGTGCTGAAGTTCACGCTGTCCGGGGCGTTCATCCGCATTCAGGAACTGCTGGAAAGCAACCGGGTGTTCAAGGTTCTGGCCCTGTTCCTGCTGGGCCTGTATGTGGGGAGAAAGGGCATTTACGCGAATTTGAAGATCCACCGGGAGCTTTTGAAGAAGGTGTGCCGTTACGGTTTTCTGGCGGGGCTTCCCCTGTCCTTCCTTTATGCCGCCCATGCGCTTCATCTGCTGGGCGGGGGCCCCGTGGCGGGCGCCTGCCTGTATGCCGTCAGCGTTATTCCGCTGAGCCTGGCGTATGCGTCCGTTTTCTGCCTGTGGTTCCTGCGCCGGCGGCAGGCTCCCCTGTTCCGCGCCCTGGCAGCTCCCGGGCGGATGGCGCTGACCAACTACATCGGCCAGTCCGTCCTGGGCATAGTCCTGTTTTACGGCATAGGCTTCCGCCTGGGGGCGCGGATGGGGCTGGCGCAGGTGGAATTGACTGCCGCCGCCGTTTTCCTGTTCCAGGTTTTGTTCAGCCATGCGTGGCTGAAATTCTGCCTGTTCGGCCCCCTGGAATGGGGGTGGCGCATGCTCACTTACGGAAAACGGCTTCCGTTGTTCCGGAAGCCTCTGCTTCTCCGCGGAGGGAAGGCGGCTCCTTTTCACAAATAA
- a CDS encoding MalY/PatB family protein, which translates to MKYDFDTVVPRRGTNSYKWDSMPAVDILPMWVADMDFRTAPAVTEAIRKRAEHGIFGYTRVPDSYYEAVVNWFARRHGWKIRPEWMIYTTGVVPALSAIIRALASPGDKVLVQTPVYNCFFSSIRNNGCVVEENPLKYENGKYTLDAEDLERKAADPAVKLLLLCNPHNPAGRVWTRPELEKIAEICRRNGVLVVADEIHCELAYPGHPYTPFASLSEEALRHSVTCISPSKAFNLAGIQIANIVAADEEIRQKIDKAININEVCDVNSFTVDALEAAYNNGEEWLEELKLYLYRNYETVRDVLGVRLPQLRVLPLEGTYLVWMDCSALGLPEAEIVRLLEEEGRVMVNGGEMYGETQGCFIRLNIACPRKLLLEGLDRICRTLEGRVSGT; encoded by the coding sequence ATGAAGTACGATTTTGACACAGTGGTTCCGCGCCGCGGCACGAATTCCTACAAGTGGGATTCCATGCCCGCGGTGGACATCCTCCCCATGTGGGTGGCGGACATGGATTTCCGCACGGCCCCGGCCGTGACGGAGGCCATCCGGAAGAGGGCGGAACACGGCATTTTCGGCTACACGCGGGTGCCGGATTCCTATTATGAGGCGGTGGTGAACTGGTTTGCGCGCCGCCACGGCTGGAAGATCAGGCCGGAGTGGATGATTTACACCACGGGGGTGGTTCCCGCCCTGTCCGCCATCATTAGGGCCCTGGCTTCTCCGGGGGACAAGGTGCTGGTGCAGACGCCGGTGTACAACTGCTTTTTCTCCTCCATCCGCAACAACGGTTGCGTGGTGGAGGAGAATCCGCTGAAGTATGAGAACGGGAAATACACGCTTGATGCGGAGGACCTGGAGCGGAAAGCGGCTGATCCCGCCGTCAAGCTCCTGCTCCTGTGCAATCCCCACAATCCCGCCGGGCGCGTGTGGACGCGGCCGGAGCTGGAGAAGATCGCGGAGATCTGCCGGAGAAACGGCGTGCTGGTGGTGGCGGATGAGATTCATTGCGAGCTGGCGTATCCCGGCCATCCCTACACGCCCTTCGCCTCCCTGTCGGAGGAAGCCCTGCGCCATTCCGTCACCTGCATTTCCCCCAGCAAGGCCTTCAATCTGGCGGGCATCCAGATCGCCAACATCGTCGCGGCGGATGAGGAAATACGGCAGAAGATAGACAAGGCAATCAACATTAACGAGGTGTGCGACGTGAACTCCTTCACCGTGGACGCGCTGGAGGCAGCGTATAACAACGGGGAGGAATGGCTTGAGGAGCTGAAGCTCTACCTTTACCGGAATTATGAAACGGTCCGGGACGTGCTGGGCGTACGTCTGCCACAGCTCCGCGTGCTGCCCCTGGAAGGCACGTACCTGGTCTGGATGGACTGTTCCGCGCTGGGGCTTCCCGAGGCGGAAATCGTCCGCCTGCTGGAGGAAGAGGGCCGCGTGATGGTGAACGGCGGGGAAATGTACGGGGAGACGCAGGGCTGCTTCATCCGCCTGAACATCGCCTGTCCCCGGAAACTGCTGCTTGAAGGGCTGGACAGAATCTGCCGGACCCTGGAGGGCCGCGTTTCCGGAACATGA
- a CDS encoding alpha/beta hydrolase, which translates to MTGHSFKRLCVAFSACFCCAGSLFAEHNNANTDRIMNEKLNLTQEWDKVFPESGKVSHHKVSFRNRYGITLVADLYVPRKAAGKLPAIAVSGPFGAVKEQSSGLYAQTMAERGFLAIAFDPSYTGESGGEPRYVASPDINTEDFSAAVDYLSTRDDVDPERIGIIGICGWGGMALNAAAIDTRIKAAVTSTMYDMSRVNANGYFDAMDAGARHELRQRLNAQRTADAKNGSYALAGGVPDSLPADAPAFMKDYYDYYKTERGYHKRSLNSNGGWNVTSALSFMNMPLLAYSGEIRSAVLMIHGEKAHSRYFSEDAFKKLKGDNKELMIIPGASHVDLYDNQAGVIPFNKIEQFFQEHLK; encoded by the coding sequence ATGACAGGACATTCATTTAAAAGGCTTTGCGTAGCTTTCTCCGCCTGCTTCTGCTGCGCAGGAAGCTTGTTTGCTGAACATAATAACGCCAACACAGACAGGATCATGAACGAAAAACTGAATTTAACGCAGGAATGGGACAAGGTATTTCCGGAAAGCGGCAAGGTAAGCCACCATAAGGTGAGCTTCCGCAACCGCTACGGCATTACGCTGGTGGCGGATTTGTACGTGCCCCGGAAGGCTGCCGGGAAGTTGCCGGCTATCGCCGTTTCCGGCCCCTTCGGAGCCGTGAAGGAACAATCTTCCGGGCTTTATGCCCAGACGATGGCCGAGCGCGGTTTTCTGGCGATTGCGTTTGATCCCTCGTATACGGGAGAGAGCGGGGGAGAACCCCGTTACGTCGCCTCCCCGGACATCAACACGGAGGACTTTTCCGCAGCCGTCGATTACCTCTCCACCCGCGACGACGTGGACCCCGAACGCATCGGAATCATCGGCATTTGCGGCTGGGGCGGCATGGCCTTGAACGCGGCGGCTATCGACACCCGCATCAAGGCGGCGGTAACTTCCACGATGTATGATATGAGCCGCGTGAACGCGAACGGCTATTTCGACGCGATGGATGCCGGCGCCCGCCATGAACTGCGCCAACGGCTGAATGCCCAGCGCACCGCCGATGCCAAAAACGGTTCCTATGCGCTCGCCGGGGGCGTGCCCGATTCTCTGCCCGCGGATGCCCCCGCGTTCATGAAGGATTACTATGATTACTATAAAACGGAGCGCGGCTACCACAAGCGTTCGCTCAACTCAAACGGCGGATGGAATGTCACCTCCGCGCTCTCCTTCATGAATATGCCCCTGCTGGCGTACAGCGGGGAAATCCGCAGCGCCGTGCTCATGATTCACGGAGAAAAAGCCCACTCTCGCTATTTCAGCGAGGATGCCTTCAAGAAGCTGAAGGGGGATAACAAGGAGCTGATGATCATTCCCGGCGCAAGCCATGTGGATCTCTATGACAATCAGGCCGGGGTTATTCCTTTCAACAAAATAGAGCAGTTCTTTCAGGAGCATTTGAAATAG
- a CDS encoding iron-containing alcohol dehydrogenase: MPDHTNSTFIMHVPTRLLFGAGQLENLHRETMPGCKAMIVISNGKSTRANGYLDRLTGQLEKAGVEYAVFDRVEPNPLKSTVNAGGRFAREHGCDFIIALGGGSCMDAAKSMALMAVNSGDYWDYIPSGTGKGRPVANRPLPLVAITTTAGTGSEADAGTVVTNEETHEKTGFVHPDLFPALSIVDPGLMLTVPPLFTAFQGFDALFHSVEGYVSNGTNLMSDMYALTAMEHISRYLPRAVADGADLEARTHVAFGNTLSGYVMCVGRCTSEHSLEHALSAYHQELPHGAGLIMISKAYFTHLIERHVADERFVRMAQAMGMPDAADPMDFITMLDRLQTACGVSGLRMSDYGITPEEFGKMAANARETMGFLFQCDRAELSLEDCVSIYRESYC; encoded by the coding sequence ATGCCAGACCATACCAATTCCACATTTATCATGCATGTGCCCACCCGGCTTCTTTTCGGGGCCGGGCAACTGGAAAACCTGCACCGGGAGACCATGCCGGGCTGCAAGGCCATGATCGTTATTTCCAACGGGAAGTCCACGCGGGCCAACGGTTATCTGGACCGCCTCACCGGACAGCTTGAGAAGGCCGGCGTTGAATACGCCGTTTTTGACCGGGTGGAGCCCAATCCCCTGAAGTCCACCGTGAACGCCGGTGGCCGGTTTGCCCGCGAACACGGCTGTGATTTCATCATCGCCCTGGGCGGCGGAAGCTGCATGGATGCCGCCAAGTCCATGGCGCTCATGGCGGTGAACAGCGGTGATTACTGGGATTACATCCCGTCCGGTACCGGGAAGGGGCGTCCCGTTGCCAACAGGCCTCTTCCGCTCGTCGCCATTACCACCACCGCCGGAACCGGGTCGGAGGCGGATGCGGGAACCGTGGTCACGAATGAGGAAACGCATGAAAAAACGGGGTTTGTCCATCCGGACCTGTTTCCGGCGCTTTCCATCGTGGACCCCGGATTGATGCTTACCGTTCCTCCCCTTTTTACGGCCTTTCAGGGATTTGACGCCCTGTTCCACAGCGTGGAGGGCTACGTTTCCAACGGCACGAACCTGATGAGTGACATGTATGCCCTGACGGCCATGGAGCATATCAGCCGTTACCTGCCCAGGGCCGTGGCTGACGGGGCCGACCTGGAGGCTCGTACGCATGTGGCCTTCGGCAATACCCTGTCCGGCTACGTGATGTGCGTGGGCCGCTGCACCAGCGAACATTCCCTGGAGCATGCCTTGTCCGCCTACCATCAGGAGCTGCCCCACGGAGCAGGCCTCATCATGATCAGCAAGGCGTATTTCACGCACCTGATTGAACGGCATGTAGCGGATGAACGCTTTGTCCGCATGGCGCAGGCCATGGGAATGCCGGACGCCGCGGACCCCATGGATTTCATCACCATGCTGGACAGGCTGCAAACAGCCTGCGGAGTCAGCGGCCTGCGCATGAGCGACTACGGCATCACGCCGGAAGAGTTCGGGAAGATGGCGGCTAACGCCAGGGAAACCATGGGGTTCCTGTTCCAGTGCGACCGCGCGGAACTGTCCCTGGAGGATTGCGTTTCCATTTACCGGGAGTCCTATTGTTAA
- a CDS encoding DUF362 domain-containing protein, with protein MGNNMTRRAWLQSSTAALASLALPEYALGAAAERKGASGVWMTKEISPEALVRIYEALGRPASGRVAVKISTGEPGGHNFLSPDLIRDLVRRVNGTIVECNTAYGGKRSRTEDHLKAAKDHGFSDIARVDIMDAEGEFTIPVKDRKHLEYDIVGSHLKNYDFMINLAHFKGHAMGGFGGVIKNQSIGVASASGKAYIHSAGKTRDVSAVWNNLAVQDDFLESMAASAQAVADYFRDRILYINVMNRLSIDCDCDAHPHDPEMKDIGILASTDPVALDQACLDLVYAVKPSPGDNSRPLIERIESRHGRHTVDYAEKIGLGSRNYELKELPPPRGV; from the coding sequence ATGGGAAACAACATGACAAGAAGAGCGTGGCTCCAGTCTTCCACAGCGGCCCTGGCGTCTCTGGCCTTGCCGGAATACGCGCTGGGGGCGGCAGCGGAAAGAAAAGGGGCGTCCGGAGTATGGATGACGAAGGAGATTTCTCCGGAAGCGCTCGTAAGGATTTATGAGGCTCTGGGGCGCCCCGCTTCCGGCAGGGTGGCCGTCAAGATCAGCACCGGGGAGCCCGGAGGCCATAACTTCCTGAGCCCGGACCTGATCAGGGACCTGGTGCGCCGCGTGAACGGCACCATCGTGGAATGCAATACGGCTTACGGCGGCAAGCGCTCCCGGACGGAGGACCATCTCAAGGCCGCGAAAGACCACGGCTTTTCCGACATTGCCAGGGTGGACATCATGGACGCGGAGGGAGAGTTCACCATTCCGGTGAAAGACAGGAAGCACCTGGAATACGACATCGTGGGAAGCCATTTGAAGAATTATGATTTCATGATTAACCTGGCCCACTTCAAGGGGCATGCCATGGGGGGCTTCGGCGGGGTGATCAAGAACCAGTCCATCGGCGTGGCGTCCGCAAGCGGCAAGGCGTACATCCATTCCGCAGGAAAAACGCGGGACGTTTCCGCCGTGTGGAACAATCTGGCCGTGCAGGACGATTTCCTGGAATCCATGGCCGCCTCCGCGCAGGCCGTGGCAGACTATTTCCGGGACAGGATTCTTTACATCAACGTGATGAACAGGCTGTCCATTGACTGTGATTGCGACGCCCACCCCCATGACCCGGAAATGAAGGACATCGGCATTCTGGCCTCCACGGACCCGGTCGCGCTGGACCAGGCGTGCCTGGACCTCGTTTATGCCGTCAAGCCTTCTCCGGGAGACAACAGCAGGCCGCTGATCGAGCGCATTGAAAGCCGCCATGGGAGGCATACGGTGGATTACGCCGAGAAGATCGGTTTGGGGAGCAGAAACTATGAACTGAAGGAACTTCCGCCGCCGAGGGGCGTTTGA
- a CDS encoding aldo/keto reductase: protein MEELTLNNGVVMPILGFGVFQIPDAAECERCVLDAISVGYRSIDTAQIYGNEEAVGRAAEKSGVPREELFLTTKVWITNGGYEKAKASIDESLRKLRTDYLDLLLIHQPFNDYYGTYRAMEEANRAGKVRAIGVSNFYPDRFVDLAEFCEIKPAVNQVETHVFNQQVKARELMAKYGTRVESWGPFAEGRNGFFTNPVLKDIGEKYGKTPAQTALRFLIQRGVIVIPKTTHRERMEENFNVFDFELTQEDMGAIARLDRGESLFLCHQDPESVLYLINYGKQ, encoded by the coding sequence ATGGAAGAATTAACATTGAATAACGGAGTGGTCATGCCCATCCTGGGCTTTGGCGTTTTTCAGATTCCGGACGCCGCGGAGTGCGAACGCTGCGTGCTGGACGCGATCAGTGTGGGCTACCGCTCCATTGATACGGCGCAAATTTACGGCAATGAAGAGGCCGTGGGCCGCGCGGCGGAGAAGAGCGGGGTGCCGCGCGAAGAATTGTTCCTCACCACCAAGGTGTGGATCACCAACGGCGGGTATGAAAAAGCGAAAGCCTCCATTGACGAATCCCTGCGCAAGCTGCGCACGGATTACCTGGACCTGCTGCTCATCCACCAGCCTTTCAACGATTATTACGGCACCTACCGGGCCATGGAGGAGGCGAACCGGGCCGGGAAGGTCCGCGCCATTGGCGTGAGCAATTTTTATCCGGACCGCTTTGTGGACCTGGCGGAGTTCTGTGAAATCAAGCCCGCCGTCAACCAGGTGGAAACGCACGTGTTCAACCAGCAGGTGAAGGCCCGGGAGCTGATGGCGAAGTACGGTACGCGGGTGGAATCCTGGGGCCCCTTCGCGGAAGGCCGCAACGGATTTTTTACGAACCCGGTCTTGAAAGACATCGGAGAGAAGTACGGCAAGACCCCGGCGCAGACGGCCCTGCGCTTCCTGATCCAGCGCGGGGTCATCGTCATTCCCAAGACGACCCACCGGGAGAGGATGGAGGAGAATTTCAACGTTTTTGACTTTGAACTTACCCAAGAAGACATGGGCGCCATCGCCAGGCTGGACCGCGGGGAAAGCCTTTTCCTGTGCCATCAGGACCCGGAATCCGTCCTGTACCTGATCAATTACGGGAAGCAGTAA
- a CDS encoding cyclophilin-like fold protein: MNITIKAGEREVAVTLQDSAAARDFMSLLPLTLVLEDYGDTEKISPLPGKLSAAGAPSVGKPFRGAIAYYAPWGNLCIFRKDFRPSGGLVILGSLDGDGLKALDVPGKLRVTIDVKR, translated from the coding sequence ATGAATATTACGATTAAAGCAGGAGAACGGGAAGTTGCCGTCACTCTTCAGGATAGCGCCGCCGCCAGGGATTTCATGTCCCTGCTGCCTCTGACGCTGGTTCTGGAAGATTACGGGGATACCGAGAAGATCAGCCCCTTGCCCGGAAAACTGTCCGCCGCCGGGGCGCCCTCCGTGGGGAAACCCTTCCGGGGGGCCATCGCCTACTACGCCCCATGGGGCAATTTATGCATTTTCAGGAAGGATTTCAGACCGTCCGGCGGTCTGGTCATTCTGGGGAGTCTGGACGGGGATGGCCTGAAGGCCCTGGATGTTCCCGGAAAGCTCCGCGTGACCATTGACGTGAAACGCTGA
- a CDS encoding DUF3737 family protein produces the protein MTKRMIKNTSYEGERPLFASHHLRLEDVTIYPGESALKECSDIEAVRCEFRGKYPFWHNDGLLIQDCLFREGARAAIWYSRNLRMKDTRVEAPKMFRDMDGMALENVVLTDALECCWHCRNVELRNVQADKGDYLFMHGENIDIDGFRLNGNYSFQYCRNVVIRHAEIHSKDAFWNTEDVTVYDSVVDGEYLGWHSKNLRLVNCRISGTQALCYAENLVLENCTFGEDADLCFEYSSVRAEIKGRVHSVKNPRSGRIVADSYGEIILDGNCKAPADCSVETAKTQSGEAA, from the coding sequence ATGACCAAGAGAATGATTAAAAACACTTCCTACGAAGGGGAACGCCCCTTGTTTGCCTCCCATCATTTGAGACTGGAGGACGTTACGATTTATCCCGGAGAGTCCGCCCTGAAGGAGTGTTCCGACATTGAAGCCGTGCGGTGTGAGTTCCGGGGCAAGTACCCCTTCTGGCACAATGACGGCCTCCTGATCCAGGATTGCCTGTTCCGGGAAGGCGCCCGCGCCGCCATCTGGTATTCCCGGAACCTGCGCATGAAGGATACGCGGGTGGAGGCGCCCAAGATGTTCCGTGACATGGACGGAATGGCGCTGGAGAACGTGGTCCTGACGGATGCCCTGGAGTGCTGCTGGCACTGCCGGAACGTGGAACTCCGCAACGTGCAGGCGGACAAAGGCGATTACCTGTTCATGCACGGGGAGAATATAGACATTGACGGCTTCCGCCTGAACGGGAATTACTCCTTCCAGTATTGCAGGAACGTAGTGATCCGCCATGCGGAGATCCATTCCAAGGACGCCTTCTGGAATACGGAGGACGTGACGGTGTATGATTCCGTGGTGGACGGTGAGTATCTGGGCTGGCATTCCAAGAACCTGCGCCTGGTGAATTGCCGTATTTCCGGCACGCAGGCGCTGTGCTACGCGGAGAACCTGGTGCTGGAAAACTGCACGTTCGGGGAGGATGCGGACCTTTGCTTTGAGTACTCCTCCGTCCGGGCGGAGATCAAGGGGCGCGTCCACAGCGTCAAGAATCCGCGCAGCGGCCGCATCGTGGCGGACAGTTACGGAGAGATCATTCTGGACGGGAACTGCAAGGCCCCGGCGGACTGCTCCGTTGAAACGGCGAAAACCCAGTCGGGAGAAGCGGCATGA